A section of the Coprothermobacter sp. genome encodes:
- a CDS encoding protease, with product MAKKVAVLLDEMVHEHEFIYPYFRLREAGFESVGVATEKRVYKGKFGVPFTPDMIIADVTPGEFEGVIVPGGYAPDFLRRSKAVLALVNEMNDKGKLVAMICHAGWVGISAGIVKGRTLTSTATIRDDLSNAGAIWVDQSVVVDSNLVTSRSPADLPDFMREVLRVLSAQR from the coding sequence ATGGCAAAGAAGGTTGCTGTTCTGTTGGACGAGATGGTGCACGAGCATGAGTTTATCTATCCCTATTTTCGTCTCAGGGAAGCCGGGTTCGAATCGGTCGGCGTTGCGACAGAAAAACGTGTCTACAAGGGTAAATTCGGTGTGCCCTTCACGCCGGACATGATCATCGCGGACGTCACGCCGGGAGAGTTCGAGGGTGTGATCGTGCCAGGTGGATATGCGCCGGACTTCCTGCGCCGGTCGAAGGCCGTGCTTGCTCTGGTCAACGAGATGAATGACAAGGGCAAGCTGGTGGCGATGATCTGTCACGCGGGGTGGGTGGGCATCAGCGCAGGGATCGTCAAAGGGCGCACGCTCACCAGCACCGCCACGATCAGGGATGACCTGTCGAACGCCGGGGCAATCTGGGTCGATCAATCGGTTGTCGTCGACAGCAACCTCGTCACGTCCCGCTCGCCGGCTGATTTGCCAGACTTCATGCGTGAAGTCCTGAGGGTGCTCTCCGCTCAGAGATAA
- a CDS encoding CTP synthase, translated as MSKFIFVTGGVMSSLGKGIFSASLGRILLDEGFSVTMLKMDPYLNVDAGVQNPFEHGEVFVTEDGAETDLDLGHYERFLNQNLHRMNNITSGQVYLSVIEKERKGEYLGHTVQIIPHLTGEIRSRVMKVAEASKADFVIVEVGGTVGDIEGLPFLEAIREFWAEDPASSIFAHLTYVPYLETTDELKTKPTQHSVGELRKIGIQPTLVVARGVKELPLDQKRKVALFCGVPADHVISLPNLTSVYKVPNYLQEQRVGHLVLSAFDMAPRTAQTETPWVRFTWTIDQAKTPRRLAIVGKYVQLNDAYLSLREALHHGAWATGCDLHIDLIDSEDVEKQGTRLLDAGRYDGILVPGGFGKRGIEGMILAAGYARTNNLPYLGICLGMQVASIEFARNVLGIADANSQEFRPEAEDLVIYLMPSQKGVQKLGGTMRLGVYENTITPGSRVAEAYGASTLSERHRHRYEFNNEYRAAFEEHGMRVAAVYPEEDLVESLELVGHPFFVGVQFHPELASKPLQPGPLFVAFVKAMLAHEG; from the coding sequence ATGAGCAAATTTATCTTCGTTACCGGTGGCGTCATGTCGTCGCTGGGCAAGGGTATCTTCTCCGCCTCGCTGGGACGCATCCTCCTCGACGAGGGCTTCTCCGTGACCATGCTCAAGATGGACCCATATCTCAACGTCGACGCTGGTGTGCAGAACCCGTTTGAGCACGGCGAGGTCTTTGTGACGGAGGACGGGGCGGAAACCGACCTGGACCTGGGGCACTACGAGCGCTTCCTCAACCAGAACCTGCACCGCATGAACAATATCACCAGCGGGCAGGTGTACCTTTCTGTCATCGAGAAAGAGCGCAAGGGCGAGTACCTGGGGCACACGGTGCAGATCATCCCGCACCTCACCGGGGAGATCCGCAGCCGTGTCATGAAGGTGGCAGAGGCGTCGAAGGCTGACTTCGTGATCGTCGAGGTCGGCGGCACGGTCGGCGATATCGAAGGCCTGCCGTTTCTCGAAGCCATTCGCGAGTTCTGGGCTGAGGATCCTGCCAGCTCGATCTTCGCTCACCTGACGTACGTCCCCTATCTTGAGACCACGGACGAACTCAAGACCAAGCCCACCCAGCACAGCGTCGGCGAACTGCGCAAGATCGGCATCCAGCCTACGCTGGTCGTGGCCCGTGGCGTCAAGGAACTGCCGCTTGACCAGAAGCGCAAAGTGGCCCTGTTCTGCGGTGTCCCCGCCGATCACGTCATCTCGCTGCCCAACCTGACCTCGGTGTACAAGGTTCCAAACTACCTGCAGGAACAGCGTGTCGGCCACCTCGTCCTTTCTGCGTTCGACATGGCGCCCCGCACGGCCCAGACCGAGACGCCCTGGGTGCGGTTCACGTGGACGATCGATCAGGCGAAGACGCCGCGCAGGCTGGCCATCGTCGGCAAGTACGTTCAGCTGAATGATGCCTATCTGTCCCTCCGCGAAGCGCTTCACCATGGCGCATGGGCGACCGGGTGTGACCTGCACATCGACCTGATTGACAGCGAAGACGTCGAGAAGCAGGGGACGCGCCTGCTGGATGCGGGCAGGTACGACGGCATCCTGGTCCCGGGGGGCTTCGGGAAACGTGGCATTGAAGGCATGATCCTGGCTGCGGGATACGCACGTACCAACAATCTGCCCTACCTGGGCATCTGCCTGGGCATGCAGGTTGCCAGCATTGAGTTTGCACGGAACGTGCTCGGTATTGCCGACGCGAACTCCCAGGAGTTCAGGCCAGAGGCTGAGGACCTCGTCATCTACCTCATGCCGTCGCAAAAGGGCGTGCAGAAGCTGGGCGGGACCATGCGGCTCGGCGTCTACGAGAACACCATCACGCCAGGGAGCAGGGTGGCAGAGGCATACGGGGCATCTACGCTTTCCGAACGCCATCGCCATCGCTACGAGTTCAACAACGAGTACCGGGCGGCCTTCGAGGAGCATGGCATGCGCGTCGCTGCTGTCTACCCGGAGGAGGACCTGGTTGAGTCCCTCGAACTCGTCGGTCATCCATTCTTCGTCGGCGTCCAGTTTCACCCCGAGCTCGCGTCCAAGCCCCTTCAGCCCGGTCCCCTGTTCGTAGCGTTTGTCAAGGCCATGCTGGCGCATGAGGGGTAG
- the acpS gene encoding holo-[acyl-carrier-protein] synthase, which yields MGLLSRFTVRPRPPRLSCYTEIVKQLGVDIVAVARIRALGERYGERFLNRVYSASELSTCDRPDRWQCLAGRWAAKEAVIKLLPPTDLPTLREIEIAPGPEGAPIAVIRGTPWFNCSLSISHEREYAVAVAMVTQGEYGSMYESGDS from the coding sequence GTGGGTCTTCTGAGCCGATTCACGGTGAGACCGCGCCCTCCGCGTCTTTCCTGCTATACTGAAATAGTGAAACAACTCGGCGTGGACATAGTGGCCGTGGCGCGTATCCGGGCTCTGGGGGAACGGTATGGAGAACGCTTCCTGAACCGTGTCTACTCCGCCTCCGAACTCTCGACATGTGACCGCCCCGACCGCTGGCAGTGTCTGGCAGGCCGCTGGGCCGCAAAGGAGGCTGTCATCAAGCTGCTGCCTCCCACGGACCTTCCGACATTGCGCGAGATCGAGATCGCTCCAGGCCCGGAAGGCGCGCCGATTGCCGTCATCCGGGGGACACCCTGGTTCAATTGTTCCCTCAGCATCAGCCACGAACGCGAGTACGCGGTCGCCGTGGCCATGGTGACCCAGGGAGAATACGGGAGTATGTATGAGAGCGGCGACTCGTAG